A region of Thermobifida halotolerans DNA encodes the following proteins:
- the mbhE gene encoding hydrogen gas-evolving membrane-bound hydrogenase subunit E → MWTLVALGGAALIAQPLQHRLGRTTGWPLAALFLALLGAFASQAPTVLAGRPVILEFPWIATLDVAFRLRLDGLSLMFCFIVLGVGTLILAYCTRYFPKHAPDRGLFALLCLFAMAMLGLVLADDLLLLFVFWELTTISSFFLIGGAGPSAVLPARQALLTTVSGGLALLGAVVLVSVTAGTTRISLLLENPELLPDGGPGVALVLLVFLAAVAKSAQVPLHFWLPAAMAASTPVSAYLHAATMVKAGIYLLMRLSPAFSGRPLWIVLLLTTGLVTALLGATLALKQHDLKALLAYSTVSQLGFLVALIGVGTPEAFEAATVHTVAHALFKATLFMLVGIIDHEAGSRDVRRLNGLRKTMPVTAALTALAALSLAGIPPALGFVSKEKILAAFLEVSGPPWLGEALAGVAVLASALTFAYGFRLFHGTFIGPLTQPSLHEPTWQFLLPAAVAAVAGIVLGFAVPVLDPLVEEVIAATHGIVTDPHLTLWPGLSPELLLSALTILLGTVLFLARHPVDRWLHRWDTPVRAEDLFDRGHDSVVHLGAGVGAPTAGFAPVRHLLPVLALLVALGVSALLLRPPLGPRISGATVVEDWFLAAIITSTVAGLMVARSRVAAVSLMGLVGFVVSVWFLLLGAPDLALTQLLIEVLTVAVAVLVLRRLPTSFHPVRRTRTAVVLGVAVACGAVAAAGTYAFTGRRELSPGGRYFLTETEELTGGSNAVNTVLVDFRALDTLGEVTVLAVVALGLAALLHGTSPSGWTGPRTGGGPIHNEADNLMVIRVWVRLLSPIVVALSVYLLFRGHYSPGGGFVAGLVGGAGIALAHVSAPGAPLLSERRLGPPLVGFGLLVAALTGLLGFVEGSYLRSLHGEVALFDLTVGVSTALLFDVGLYLVVIGLVVTAVNRMDIPSEESGDPRREERT, encoded by the coding sequence GTGTGGACGCTCGTCGCCCTCGGCGGCGCGGCCCTGATCGCCCAACCACTGCAGCACCGGCTGGGACGGACGACCGGATGGCCGCTGGCCGCGCTCTTCCTGGCGCTGCTCGGCGCGTTCGCCAGCCAGGCGCCCACGGTCCTGGCGGGCCGCCCCGTCATCCTGGAGTTCCCGTGGATTGCGACCCTCGACGTGGCGTTCCGGCTGCGGCTCGACGGCCTGTCCCTGATGTTCTGCTTCATCGTCCTGGGTGTGGGCACGCTGATCCTGGCCTACTGCACCCGCTACTTCCCCAAGCACGCGCCCGACCGCGGCCTGTTCGCCCTGCTGTGCCTGTTCGCCATGGCCATGCTGGGACTGGTCCTGGCCGACGACCTGCTGCTGCTGTTCGTGTTCTGGGAGCTGACCACGATCAGCTCGTTCTTCCTCATCGGCGGCGCGGGACCGAGCGCGGTGCTGCCCGCCCGCCAGGCGCTGCTCACCACCGTGTCCGGCGGCCTGGCGCTGCTGGGCGCGGTCGTGCTGGTGTCGGTGACGGCCGGAACCACCCGGATCAGCCTCCTGCTGGAGAACCCGGAACTGCTCCCCGACGGCGGTCCGGGGGTGGCCCTGGTCCTGCTGGTCTTCCTCGCCGCGGTCGCCAAGTCCGCGCAGGTGCCCCTCCACTTCTGGCTGCCCGCGGCCATGGCGGCCAGCACGCCGGTCAGCGCCTACCTGCACGCCGCCACGATGGTCAAGGCCGGGATCTACCTGCTCATGCGCCTGTCCCCGGCCTTCTCCGGCCGGCCGCTGTGGATCGTGCTGCTGCTCACCACCGGACTGGTCACCGCGCTTCTCGGGGCCACCCTGGCCCTGAAGCAGCACGACCTCAAGGCGCTGCTGGCCTACTCGACGGTCAGCCAGCTCGGCTTCCTCGTCGCGCTGATCGGGGTGGGCACCCCCGAGGCGTTCGAGGCGGCCACCGTGCACACCGTCGCCCACGCCCTGTTCAAGGCCACGCTGTTCATGCTGGTGGGCATCATCGACCACGAGGCCGGCAGCCGCGACGTGCGCCGACTCAACGGCCTGCGCAAAACCATGCCGGTCACGGCGGCCCTGACCGCGCTGGCCGCCCTCTCCCTGGCCGGGATACCGCCCGCGCTGGGCTTCGTCAGCAAGGAGAAGATCCTCGCCGCCTTCCTGGAGGTCTCGGGGCCCCCTTGGCTGGGGGAGGCGCTGGCGGGGGTGGCCGTCCTGGCGTCCGCGCTGACCTTCGCCTACGGGTTCCGGCTCTTCCACGGGACCTTCATCGGCCCTCTCACGCAGCCCAGCCTGCACGAACCGACCTGGCAGTTCCTCCTGCCCGCGGCGGTGGCCGCCGTCGCCGGGATCGTGCTGGGTTTCGCCGTGCCCGTGCTGGACCCGCTCGTCGAGGAGGTCATCGCCGCCACGCACGGCATCGTGACCGACCCCCACCTCACCCTGTGGCCGGGGCTGTCCCCCGAACTGCTGCTGTCGGCGCTGACCATCCTGCTGGGCACGGTCCTCTTCCTCGCCCGGCACCCGGTGGACCGGTGGCTGCACCGGTGGGACACCCCGGTGCGGGCGGAGGACCTCTTCGACCGGGGCCACGACTCCGTCGTGCACCTCGGAGCCGGGGTGGGCGCGCCCACGGCCGGGTTCGCCCCCGTCCGCCACCTGCTGCCCGTACTCGCCCTCCTCGTGGCCCTGGGGGTGTCCGCCCTCCTCCTCCGGCCGCCGCTGGGGCCGCGGATCAGCGGCGCGACCGTGGTGGAGGACTGGTTCCTGGCCGCGATCATCACCTCCACGGTGGCCGGCCTGATGGTCGCGCGCTCCCGGGTCGCCGCCGTGAGCCTGATGGGACTCGTGGGCTTCGTCGTCTCCGTCTGGTTCCTGCTGCTCGGCGCTCCCGACCTGGCGCTCACCCAGCTCCTCATCGAGGTCCTCACCGTCGCCGTCGCGGTGCTGGTGCTGCGCCGACTGCCCACCTCCTTCCACCCCGTGCGGCGTACGCGCACCGCGGTGGTCCTGGGTGTGGCGGTGGCCTGCGGCGCGGTGGCCGCCGCGGGCACCTACGCCTTCACCGGCCGACGGGAGCTCTCCCCCGGCGGCCGCTACTTCCTGACCGAGACGGAGGAGCTGACCGGCGGAAGCAACGCCGTCAACACCGTCCTGGTGGACTTCCGCGCCCTGGACACCCTCGGCGAGGTCACGGTGCTGGCCGTGGTGGCCCTCGGCCTCGCCGCGCTGCTGCACGGCACCTCGCCCTCGGGCTGGACCGGTCCGAGGACCGGCGGCGGCCCGATCCACAACGAGGCCGACAACCTCATGGTGATCCGGGTCTGGGTCCGCCTGCTCTCCCCGATCGTGGTGGCCCTGTCGGTCTACCTGCTGTTCCGAGGCCACTACTCCCCCGGCGGGGGCTTCGTCGCCGGTCTCGTGGGCGGCGCGGGGATCGCGCTCGCCCACGTCTCCGCGCCGGGGGCGCCGCTGCTCTCGGAGCGGCGGCTCGGCCCCCCGCTGGTCGGCTTCGGGCTTCTCGTCGCCGCGCTCACCGGCCTGCTGGGGTTCGTCGAGGGGTCCTACCTGCGCTCCCTCCACGGGGAGGTGGCGCTGTTCGACCTCACCGTCGGGGTCAGCACGGCCCTGCTCTTCGACGTCGGCCTGTACCTGGTGGTCATCGGCCTGGTGGTCACGGCGGTGAACCGTATGGACATTCCTTCCGAGGAGAGCGGCGACCCGAGGAGGGAGGAGCGGACATGA
- a CDS encoding response regulator transcription factor yields MIRVVLADDERLVRGAIAALLGLEEDLEVVAEVGRGDEVVAAVTAHRADIAVLDVEMPGATGLEVAAELRDAVPSCGILVLTSFGRPGYLRRALAAGARGFLAKDAPVDQLAGAIRTVHAGGRSIDSELAATAMTSGENPLTARETDVLRAAATGASAAAIARTLHLSEGTVRNYLSSAITKTGAANRIAAIRKADEMGWL; encoded by the coding sequence GTGATCCGCGTCGTCCTCGCCGACGACGAGCGGCTGGTCCGGGGAGCCATCGCCGCGCTGCTCGGCCTGGAGGAGGATCTGGAGGTCGTCGCCGAGGTGGGCCGCGGGGACGAGGTCGTGGCCGCCGTGACCGCGCACCGCGCGGACATCGCCGTCCTGGACGTCGAGATGCCCGGGGCCACCGGGCTGGAGGTCGCCGCCGAACTGCGGGACGCGGTTCCCTCCTGCGGCATCCTCGTCCTCACCAGTTTCGGCCGCCCCGGTTACCTGCGTCGCGCGCTGGCGGCCGGGGCCCGTGGCTTCCTCGCCAAGGACGCCCCCGTCGACCAGCTCGCCGGAGCCATCCGCACGGTGCACGCGGGGGGCCGCTCCATCGACTCCGAACTCGCCGCCACCGCGATGACGTCCGGGGAGAACCCGCTGACCGCGAGGGAGACCGACGTGCTCCGCGCCGCCGCCACCGGGGCCTCGGCCGCGGCCATCGCCCGCACCCTGCACCTGAGCGAGGGCACCGTGCGCAACTACCTGTCCAGCGCCATCACCAAGACGGGCGCGGCCAACCGCATCGCGGCGATCCGGAAGGCCGACGAGATGGGCTGGCTGTGA
- a CDS encoding sensor histidine kinase, protein MPRPRNSDVSAVPSADDRSMRRLRFSRKVVVSSFFLVSVMIVSLGGLYVVSSAGDDTSPGVLGPLGVGPRWSAVIALMVTVALAWLTLRLVGSRLDRPPARPDAVLYGSFGLLLALFAVMDATTWSLMIAALWWSIAALVTTRRRIAGFTLVLVALLAVRLAFLPAPDALLVAVVAGYTCFLAVLFLVCNLAVLWLWEIAREATLAREARARLAVSEERLRFARDMHDLLGHSLSGIAVKSELAARLAERDPGRAAVEMAEVQRIAREALREVRTAVSGYRNVDLADELASVRSVLTAAGVHTTVTGGHAALPEELRPLAAWIAREGATNVLRHSSARRCDITLAEQDRACVVEVYNDGVRPGRAAVFGNGLTGLSERTATVGGTLSAAGTDDGGFLLRAVFPVRGDASPRQGAEAKEVAT, encoded by the coding sequence ATGCCTCGACCACGGAACTCGGACGTGTCGGCCGTACCGTCGGCCGACGACCGGAGCATGCGGCGGCTGCGCTTCTCCCGCAAGGTGGTGGTCAGCTCCTTCTTCCTCGTGTCGGTCATGATCGTGTCGCTGGGCGGTCTGTACGTGGTCTCCTCCGCGGGCGACGACACGTCCCCGGGCGTCCTCGGACCGCTCGGTGTGGGCCCACGCTGGTCCGCCGTCATCGCCCTCATGGTCACGGTGGCGCTGGCGTGGCTGACGCTGCGGCTGGTCGGCTCCCGACTGGACCGGCCCCCGGCCCGCCCCGACGCGGTCCTCTACGGCTCCTTCGGGCTGCTCCTCGCGCTCTTCGCCGTGATGGACGCGACCACGTGGTCGCTGATGATCGCGGCGCTGTGGTGGTCGATCGCGGCCCTGGTGACCACGCGCCGCAGAATCGCGGGCTTCACCCTGGTGCTGGTGGCGCTCCTGGCCGTGCGCCTGGCCTTCCTGCCCGCCCCGGACGCGCTGCTGGTCGCGGTGGTCGCCGGGTACACCTGCTTCCTGGCGGTGCTGTTCCTGGTGTGCAACCTCGCGGTGCTGTGGCTGTGGGAGATCGCGCGCGAGGCCACGCTCGCCCGTGAGGCCCGGGCCAGGCTCGCCGTCAGCGAGGAGCGGCTGCGGTTCGCCCGGGACATGCACGACCTGCTCGGCCACAGCCTGTCCGGTATCGCGGTCAAGAGCGAGCTGGCGGCACGGCTGGCCGAGCGCGACCCCGGGCGCGCCGCCGTGGAGATGGCGGAGGTGCAGCGGATCGCCAGGGAGGCGCTGCGTGAAGTGCGCACCGCCGTCAGCGGCTACCGGAACGTGGATCTGGCCGACGAACTGGCGAGCGTGCGGTCCGTGCTCACCGCGGCGGGCGTCCACACGACCGTGACCGGCGGCCACGCGGCACTGCCCGAGGAGCTGCGGCCCCTGGCCGCGTGGATCGCCCGCGAGGGCGCCACGAACGTGCTGCGGCACAGCAGCGCCCGGCGCTGCGACATCACCCTGGCCGAACAGGACCGCGCCTGCGTGGTGGAGGTGTACAACGACGGGGTGCGTCCGGGGCGGGCCGCGGTGTTCGGCAACGGGCTGACCGGCCTGTCCGAGCGGACCGCGACGGTCGGCGGTACGCTCTCGGCGGCGGGCACCGACGACGGCGGATTCCTGCTGCGCGCCGTGTTTCCGGTGCGCGGCGACGCCTCCCCGCGGCAGGGGGCGGAAGCGAAGGAGGTGGCCACGTGA
- a CDS encoding ABC transporter permease, protein MTTSTPRSAAPTARTPRAPVSVLRQTLRLTRTEFTLFYRYRMALYVAVLPAIFLLPLAVGEPTEVLPGVDTAALSLTRFFALAAMTVGVAHVSNVYAARREQLVLKRFRVSGVPPVALFGATTLSVLGVVAVQSAAVVAFLGATESTLPTAPVLLVLSIVLITVVMSLLGAFITRFARNAESAQMISMVPFLLLLAVSGFFVPLEILPDGVALALGLLPMVPAIEVAQSAYFGYDLFGGVDGAERATGLDLWLAAAPSLLVLAAWTAVMVVLLRSFQWDPRTSR, encoded by the coding sequence GTGACGACCTCGACCCCCCGGTCCGCGGCCCCGACCGCGCGGACACCGCGCGCCCCCGTGAGCGTCCTGCGGCAGACCCTGCGCCTGACCCGCACCGAGTTCACCCTCTTCTACCGGTACCGGATGGCCCTCTACGTCGCGGTGCTCCCCGCGATCTTCCTGCTTCCCCTCGCCGTCGGCGAGCCCACCGAGGTGCTGCCCGGCGTGGACACCGCGGCGCTGTCGCTCACCCGGTTCTTCGCGCTGGCCGCGATGACGGTCGGCGTGGCGCACGTCTCCAACGTCTACGCGGCGCGCCGTGAGCAACTGGTGCTCAAGCGCTTCCGGGTCTCGGGGGTGCCCCCGGTGGCGCTGTTCGGCGCCACGACCCTGTCGGTGCTCGGCGTCGTCGCGGTGCAGTCCGCGGCGGTCGTGGCCTTCCTGGGCGCGACGGAGAGCACACTGCCGACCGCCCCGGTCCTGCTGGTGCTGTCCATCGTGCTGATCACCGTTGTCATGTCGCTGCTGGGCGCGTTCATCACCCGGTTCGCGCGCAACGCCGAGAGCGCGCAGATGATCTCGATGGTGCCGTTCCTGCTCCTGCTCGCGGTCAGCGGCTTCTTCGTCCCGCTGGAGATCCTGCCCGACGGAGTGGCGCTCGCTCTCGGCCTCCTGCCGATGGTCCCGGCCATCGAGGTGGCCCAGTCCGCCTACTTCGGCTACGACCTCTTCGGCGGGGTCGACGGCGCCGAACGGGCCACGGGCCTGGACCTGTGGCTGGCGGCCGCGCCCTCCCTGCTCGTCCTGGCCGCCTGGACCGCGGTCATGGTCGTCCTGCTGCGCTCCTTCCAGTGGGACCCGCGCACCTCCCGGTGA
- a CDS encoding ABC transporter ATP-binding protein yields MTTPHHEGAAAVSVRNLRQSYGNFEAVRGVSFTVAPGELFALLGTNGAGKTTTVETLEGFRRPSGGSVRVFGTDPFGQPAALRPRVNAVLQHSGVFEELTVAETVELARDLAADPLDTATVLDMVSLADKAGVTVRRLSGGQKRRLDLGLAVLTRPEVLFLDEPTTGMDPEMRRETWKIINGQVAEGVAVLLTTHYLEEAERLADRLAIMHQGEIRVEGTPSEVVAGWGDRIGFRLPAHIRSEELPRLPDAELAIDVREGDPWAVYTVTGSDVASRAHRALAPLLAWAEERSLTLERLELRSASLEDVFLSVASGDLADLPGH; encoded by the coding sequence ATGACAACGCCACACCATGAGGGCGCCGCCGCGGTCAGTGTCCGGAACCTGCGCCAGTCCTACGGGAACTTCGAAGCCGTCCGGGGCGTCTCGTTCACGGTCGCCCCCGGCGAGCTCTTCGCACTCCTGGGCACCAACGGGGCGGGCAAGACCACCACCGTCGAAACCCTCGAAGGGTTCCGCCGACCCTCCGGAGGGTCGGTCCGGGTCTTCGGGACCGACCCGTTCGGCCAGCCCGCCGCGCTGCGTCCGCGCGTCAACGCGGTGCTCCAGCACAGCGGGGTGTTCGAGGAACTCACCGTCGCCGAGACCGTCGAGCTGGCCCGGGACCTGGCCGCCGACCCGCTGGACACCGCCACGGTGCTGGACATGGTCAGCCTGGCCGACAAGGCCGGGGTCACCGTCCGCAGACTGTCGGGCGGACAGAAGCGCCGCCTCGACCTGGGGCTGGCCGTCCTGACCCGCCCCGAGGTGCTCTTCCTGGACGAGCCCACCACCGGCATGGACCCGGAGATGCGCCGCGAGACCTGGAAGATCATCAACGGCCAGGTGGCCGAGGGGGTCGCGGTGCTGCTCACCACCCACTACCTGGAGGAGGCGGAACGGCTCGCCGACCGGCTCGCCATCATGCACCAGGGCGAGATCCGGGTCGAGGGCACGCCCAGCGAGGTCGTCGCCGGATGGGGCGACCGGATCGGCTTCCGGCTCCCCGCCCACATCCGCTCCGAGGAGCTGCCCCGGCTGCCCGACGCCGAACTCGCCATCGACGTCCGCGAGGGCGACCCGTGGGCGGTCTACACGGTCACCGGGTCCGACGTCGCCTCCCGCGCGCACCGGGCGCTCGCCCCGCTGCTGGCCTGGGCCGAGGAGCGTTCGCTCACCCTGGAGCGGCTGGAGCTGCGCTCGGCCTCCCTGGAGGACGTGTTCCTCTCCGTCGCCAGCGGCGACCTCGCCGACCTGCCCGGCCACTGA
- a CDS encoding GAF domain-containing protein → MPEHLAKLEHAIADLHDRVAALRATHVMYPDDAATTAEAALAELGFAERLLRECEERLAALIGPATSRRSDDERTLLRAVFNELSIPVVLLDHGGYIRRINAIGAERLGSTPGYLTGKPFSIFVDLRSRAAMRSWQAAVLQSGETVSFDSRLARRGYVEDVRLTVSRLTVPSEPNPLLLVAMSPPLRTSEDSGPAPLETEVEDQVVVLAARRLDVLTRMTRLLLRSAGPGGDHPPLVLDKAAELLADSYADWVIIDLCDAPGGPDRVRRAVVAGPPNSELSELVRALDAGAAEIPRSVLAQGKAVLRQLIDDETLLGRTPGGIPVLSALNAGSLLSVPLHGSQGVGGALTLIRRSNRNSFRLADQGLLEEIGEHIGLALPSHRC, encoded by the coding sequence TTGCCGGAACATCTCGCGAAGTTGGAACACGCGATCGCGGACCTGCACGACCGGGTCGCCGCGCTGCGAGCCACGCATGTGATGTATCCAGACGACGCCGCGACGACCGCCGAGGCCGCGCTCGCCGAACTGGGGTTCGCCGAGCGGCTGCTGCGGGAGTGCGAGGAACGGTTGGCCGCCCTGATCGGCCCGGCCACCAGCCGCCGCAGCGATGACGAGCGGACGCTGTTGCGCGCCGTGTTCAACGAACTCAGCATCCCCGTGGTCCTGCTCGACCACGGAGGCTACATCCGCAGGATCAACGCCATAGGCGCGGAACGGCTGGGCAGCACCCCCGGTTATCTGACCGGCAAACCGTTCTCGATCTTCGTGGACCTGCGGTCGCGCGCGGCCATGCGCAGTTGGCAGGCGGCCGTGCTGCAGAGCGGGGAGACCGTGTCGTTCGACTCGCGGTTGGCCCGGCGCGGCTACGTCGAGGACGTCCGGCTGACCGTGAGCCGGCTGACCGTGCCGAGCGAGCCCAATCCGCTGCTGCTGGTGGCGATGTCCCCTCCGCTGCGCACCAGCGAGGACTCCGGTCCCGCACCGCTGGAGACCGAGGTCGAGGACCAGGTGGTGGTGCTCGCCGCGCGCCGGCTGGACGTGCTGACCCGGATGACGAGACTGCTGCTGCGCAGCGCGGGCCCGGGAGGCGACCACCCGCCGCTGGTCCTCGACAAGGCGGCCGAACTGCTCGCCGACTCCTACGCCGACTGGGTGATCATCGACCTGTGCGACGCACCCGGCGGTCCCGACCGGGTCCGGCGCGCCGTCGTGGCCGGTCCGCCGAACTCCGAGTTGAGCGAACTGGTACGCGCCCTCGACGCGGGAGCCGCGGAGATCCCCCGCTCCGTCCTCGCCCAGGGCAAGGCCGTGCTGCGGCAGCTCATCGACGACGAGACGCTGCTCGGCCGCACACCCGGCGGCATACCGGTGCTGAGCGCCCTGAACGCGGGCTCTCTGCTGAGCGTGCCCCTCCACGGCAGCCAGGGGGTGGGCGGCGCCCTCACGCTGATCCGCCGCAGCAACCGCAACTCCTTCCGGCTGGCCGACCAGGGCCTGCTCGAGGAGATCGGGGAGCACATCGGCCTGGCGCTGCCGTCGCACCGCTGCTGA
- a CDS encoding ANTAR domain-containing response regulator: protein MWVERLARDIGALAQSVEGTRDRALDQVSLLTSRHVPGCSAALVVVWRDTRPEEHDPNAELWGRHVVVDYAASHSDLAKAFEYQYTTDQGPTVHAVRERSTVVVEDSLRDDRWPAYTSMAVQCGDRSSVTYPCDLDGEILTFGVHSCRARRFDPEEVVPPLAMLAEHTVTTLRSLGRDAAAVREAVHMRRAMSARTVIDQAKGILMHARGLTSQQAFDELRRVAQRNGMKVADVARRLMAEQVTSNGHRR from the coding sequence ATGTGGGTCGAGCGGCTGGCACGGGACATCGGTGCGTTGGCCCAGAGCGTGGAGGGAACCCGCGACCGTGCGCTCGACCAGGTCAGTCTCCTGACGTCGCGGCATGTCCCGGGCTGTTCGGCGGCGCTCGTGGTGGTCTGGCGCGACACGCGTCCGGAGGAGCACGATCCCAACGCCGAACTGTGGGGGCGGCACGTCGTCGTGGACTACGCCGCGTCCCATTCCGACCTCGCCAAGGCGTTCGAGTACCAGTACACCACCGACCAGGGACCGACCGTCCACGCGGTGCGGGAGCGCAGCACGGTCGTCGTCGAGGACAGTCTCCGCGACGACCGGTGGCCGGCCTATACCAGCATGGCCGTGCAGTGCGGGGATCGGTCGTCGGTCACCTACCCGTGTGACCTGGACGGCGAGATCCTGACTTTCGGGGTGCACTCCTGTCGGGCGCGTCGGTTCGATCCCGAGGAGGTGGTTCCGCCGCTGGCGATGCTCGCCGAGCACACCGTGACCACTCTGCGCAGTCTCGGCCGTGACGCCGCCGCCGTGCGGGAGGCGGTACACATGCGCCGGGCCATGTCCGCCCGCACCGTCATCGACCAGGCCAAGGGGATCCTCATGCACGCTCGCGGGCTCACCTCCCAGCAGGCGTTCGACGAGTTGCGGCGGGTGGCCCAGCGCAACGGCATGAAGGTCGCCGACGTGGCCCGACGGCTGATGGCGGAGCAGGTCACGAGCAACGGTCACCGCCGGTGA
- a CDS encoding STAS domain-containing protein, whose protein sequence is MSAEFGITTRTEGDVVVVTPKGDLDAITSPALANVLEGYLGTVEPCQGVVVDFSEVEFCDSRCIGVLVASYRQARDRGIGMAVASPRGAVQRLFVIAGIDQVITIEEDLGRAVKAVAAV, encoded by the coding sequence GTGAGCGCGGAATTCGGCATTACGACCAGGACTGAGGGAGACGTGGTCGTGGTCACCCCCAAGGGGGACCTGGACGCCATCACCTCCCCTGCGCTGGCCAACGTGCTCGAGGGCTACCTCGGCACGGTGGAGCCCTGCCAGGGCGTCGTCGTGGACTTCTCGGAGGTGGAGTTCTGCGACTCCCGGTGCATCGGTGTGCTGGTCGCCAGCTACCGGCAGGCCCGGGACCGGGGCATCGGCATGGCCGTGGCCTCTCCCCGGGGAGCGGTGCAGCGGTTGTTCGTGATCGCGGGAATCGACCAGGTGATCACGATCGAGGAGGATCTGGGGCGCGCCGTCAAAGCGGTGGCCGCGGTCTAG
- a CDS encoding sensor histidine kinase has protein sequence MTARIEKKETRPVEFVHTGLVSHSLHGLTALVVPMVRAAVSGGDRVLVALGEDEEKALRTGLSPPLRQDVEFLSRSSFYSTPGRTLAALRRLANSAPGRRLTVVGQPPLPEEDPLALREWRLLDSVLNMALARHPIQLLCVHDARRLSGPVRDGVWHTHPTVITDNGRRPGLRYRDPEELGAEVAAHPLPPPQEPVHRVRISADLPAVRDEVARLADRLEVPGVLANDLVVAVNELVANVLEHGAGKGAVTLWRQDGRIVCDVFDEAGQLTDPLSGYRTSNELSTRGYGLWITRQMCDFMEVRGGTEGSLVRMHFRL, from the coding sequence ATGACAGCGCGGATCGAGAAGAAGGAGACCCGGCCTGTGGAGTTCGTCCACACCGGCCTGGTCTCCCATTCCCTCCACGGGCTGACCGCCCTGGTCGTGCCGATGGTCCGGGCCGCGGTGAGCGGAGGGGACCGCGTCCTTGTCGCCCTCGGCGAGGACGAGGAGAAGGCCCTGCGCACGGGCCTGTCCCCTCCGCTGCGGCAGGACGTGGAGTTCCTGTCCCGGTCGTCCTTCTACAGCACACCGGGGCGGACTCTGGCCGCACTGCGCCGACTCGCGAACTCCGCCCCCGGGCGTCGGCTCACCGTCGTGGGCCAGCCGCCCCTGCCGGAGGAGGACCCGCTGGCCCTGCGCGAGTGGCGCCTGCTGGACTCGGTGCTGAACATGGCACTGGCCCGCCACCCGATCCAACTGTTGTGCGTGCACGACGCCCGCCGGTTGTCCGGACCGGTCCGGGACGGAGTGTGGCACACCCACCCCACGGTGATCACCGACAACGGCCGCCGTCCCGGCCTTCGCTACCGCGACCCCGAGGAGTTGGGGGCGGAGGTCGCCGCCCATCCCCTGCCGCCACCCCAGGAGCCGGTGCACCGGGTCAGGATCTCCGCTGACCTTCCCGCGGTACGCGACGAGGTGGCCCGGCTCGCCGATCGGCTGGAGGTTCCCGGCGTGTTGGCGAACGACCTGGTGGTGGCGGTCAACGAACTGGTCGCGAACGTACTGGAGCACGGGGCGGGCAAGGGAGCGGTCACCCTGTGGCGCCAGGACGGGCGGATCGTCTGCGACGTGTTCGACGAGGCCGGACAGTTGACCGACCCGCTCAGCGGCTACCGGACGAGCAACGAGTTGAGCACACGCGGATACGGCCTGTGGATCACCCGTCAGATGTGCGACTTCATGGAGGTGCGCGGCGGCACCGAGGGGTCGCTGGTGCGTATGCACTTCAGGCTGTGA